One part of the Vitis riparia cultivar Riparia Gloire de Montpellier isolate 1030 chromosome 8, EGFV_Vit.rip_1.0, whole genome shotgun sequence genome encodes these proteins:
- the LOC117921179 gene encoding growth-regulating factor 3 isoform X1, with translation MSMDFHLKQWRNQHESEEAPSGKMPRLLLDQQPSGSALPLFVPEPNSKISNLSAFPDSTTTATRFSKTGGSYFSLAQWQELELQALIFRHMLAGAAVPPELLQLIKKSLLNPPPYYLQHPLQHYQHYQPALLQSGYWGRAAMDPEPGRCRRTDGKKWRCSRDVVTGQKYCERHMHRGRNRSRKPVEIPTPAAAGGGGGAAAAVASVGALKSTTAAIAVQPLTTVAGGTHFALSGPPPSIDLLHLNRSPPEPKTENKGLFEHQTENVSGDGRSDGRVLRHFFDDWPRSIQEPDNATNGSNNRQATSSTYLSMSILGHHSSDVSLKLSTGNGDEQSPQDVNAERERPQLNWAAGWGTHQSAQMGGPLAEALRSATSNSSPTSVLHQLPRATASDTSYVST, from the exons atgTCCATGGATTTCCATCTGAAGCAATGGAGAAACCAGCATGAGTCAGAAGAAGCACCTTCTGGAAAGATGCCTAGACTTCTCCTTGATCAACAACCATCTGGGTCTGCTCTTCCATTGTTTGTACCTGAACCCAACAGCAAGATCAGCAACCTGTCAGCATTTCCAGATTCAACAACAACTGCTACCAGATTTTCCA AAACTGGAGGAAGTTACTTCAGCTTGGCCCAGTGGCAGGAACTTGAGCTGCAGGCTTTGATCTTCAGGCACATGTTAGCTGGTGCTGCTGTGCCTCCTGAACTCCTCCAGCTAATCAAGAAAAGCCTTCTTAACCCTCCTCCATACTACCTCCAGCACCCTCTTCAACATTACCAGCATTATCAGCCTGCTT tgttgcaatcagggtacTGGGGAAGAGCTGCAATGGATCCGGAGCCCGGGCGTTGCCGAAGAACAGACGGTAAAAAATGGAGGTGCTCAAGGGACGTGGTAACTGGTCAGAAGTACTGCGAGCGCCACATGCACCGTGGCCGAAACCGTTCAAGAAAGCCTGTGGAAATCCCCACACCCGCTGCCgcgggtggtggtggtggtgctgctgctgctgttgcttCTGTTGGGGCCCTCAAATCCACTACTGCTGCCATCGCTGTTCAGCCCTTAACGACCGTGGCTGGTGGGACTCATTTCGCACTTTCCGGGCCACCGCCTTCCATTGATCTGTTGCACCTCAATCGGAG CCCCCCAGAACCAAAAACTGAAAACAAGGGTCTTTTTGAGCATCAAACTGAGAATGTTTCTGGGGATGGTAGATCTGATGGACGAGTCCTACGGCATTTTTTTGACGATTGGCCAAGATCAATCCAAGAACCTGACAATGCCACCAATGGAAGCAATAACAGGCAGGCAACCTCTTCCACATACCTCTCCATGTCCATTCTTGGGCACCACTCATCCGACGTGTCGTTGAAACTGTCCACTGGTAACGGAGATGAGCAAAGCCCCCAAGATGTAAATGCTGAGAGGGAGAGGCCCCAACTAAATTGGGCTGCAGGTTGGGGGACACACCAGTCGGCCCAAATGGGGGGACCCCTTGCTGAGGCGCTGAGGTCCGCAACATCCAATTCATCACCAACCAGCGTTCTACATCAGTTGCCTCGGGCCACAGCCTCAGATACTAGCTATGTTAGCACCTAA
- the LOC117921179 gene encoding growth-regulating factor 3 isoform X2 has translation MSMDFHLKQWRNQHESEEAPSGKMPRLLLDQQPSGSALPLFVPEPNSKISNLSAFPDSTTTATRFSKQLRKLGSRYGKVSGFLVSRHMLAGAAVPPELLQLIKKSLLNPPPYYLQHPLQHYQHYQPALLQSGYWGRAAMDPEPGRCRRTDGKKWRCSRDVVTGQKYCERHMHRGRNRSRKPVEIPTPAAAGGGGGAAAAVASVGALKSTTAAIAVQPLTTVAGGTHFALSGPPPSIDLLHLNRSPPEPKTENKGLFEHQTENVSGDGRSDGRVLRHFFDDWPRSIQEPDNATNGSNNRQATSSTYLSMSILGHHSSDVSLKLSTGNGDEQSPQDVNAERERPQLNWAAGWGTHQSAQMGGPLAEALRSATSNSSPTSVLHQLPRATASDTSYVST, from the exons atgTCCATGGATTTCCATCTGAAGCAATGGAGAAACCAGCATGAGTCAGAAGAAGCACCTTCTGGAAAGATGCCTAGACTTCTCCTTGATCAACAACCATCTGGGTCTGCTCTTCCATTGTTTGTACCTGAACCCAACAGCAAGATCAGCAACCTGTCAGCATTTCCAGATTCAACAACAACTGCTACCAGATTTTCCA AACAACTCAGAAAGCTTGGTTCCCGGTATGGAAAAGTTTCTGGGTTTCTCGTTTCCAG GCACATGTTAGCTGGTGCTGCTGTGCCTCCTGAACTCCTCCAGCTAATCAAGAAAAGCCTTCTTAACCCTCCTCCATACTACCTCCAGCACCCTCTTCAACATTACCAGCATTATCAGCCTGCTT tgttgcaatcagggtacTGGGGAAGAGCTGCAATGGATCCGGAGCCCGGGCGTTGCCGAAGAACAGACGGTAAAAAATGGAGGTGCTCAAGGGACGTGGTAACTGGTCAGAAGTACTGCGAGCGCCACATGCACCGTGGCCGAAACCGTTCAAGAAAGCCTGTGGAAATCCCCACACCCGCTGCCgcgggtggtggtggtggtgctgctgctgctgttgcttCTGTTGGGGCCCTCAAATCCACTACTGCTGCCATCGCTGTTCAGCCCTTAACGACCGTGGCTGGTGGGACTCATTTCGCACTTTCCGGGCCACCGCCTTCCATTGATCTGTTGCACCTCAATCGGAG CCCCCCAGAACCAAAAACTGAAAACAAGGGTCTTTTTGAGCATCAAACTGAGAATGTTTCTGGGGATGGTAGATCTGATGGACGAGTCCTACGGCATTTTTTTGACGATTGGCCAAGATCAATCCAAGAACCTGACAATGCCACCAATGGAAGCAATAACAGGCAGGCAACCTCTTCCACATACCTCTCCATGTCCATTCTTGGGCACCACTCATCCGACGTGTCGTTGAAACTGTCCACTGGTAACGGAGATGAGCAAAGCCCCCAAGATGTAAATGCTGAGAGGGAGAGGCCCCAACTAAATTGGGCTGCAGGTTGGGGGACACACCAGTCGGCCCAAATGGGGGGACCCCTTGCTGAGGCGCTGAGGTCCGCAACATCCAATTCATCACCAACCAGCGTTCTACATCAGTTGCCTCGGGCCACAGCCTCAGATACTAGCTATGTTAGCACCTAA
- the LOC117921120 gene encoding golgin subfamily A member 6-like protein 7, which yields MGEMIQAQKQQAWEQNSGSLSFNGSLSKEEEEMSKSALSTFRAKEEEIEKKKLEVREKVQVQLGRVEEETRRLATIREELEALADPMRKEVAQVRKKIDSVNRDLKPLGQSCQKKEKEYKDALEAYNEKNKEKVQLISKLMELVSESERLRMKKLEELSKNIDSMH from the exons ATGGGGGAGATGATTCAAGCACAGAAGCAGCAGGCATGGGAGCAGAACTCAGGCAGCCTCAGCTTCAATGGAAGCCTGTCCAAAGAAGAGGAGGAGATGTCCAAGTCTGCTCTCTCTACcttcagagccaaggaagaagaGATCGAGAAGAAGAAGTTGGAGGTGAGAGAGAAGGTTCAAGTGCAACTTGGCCGTGTTGAAGAAGAAACCAGACGCTTGGCCACGATTCGAGAG GAGCTTGAAGCGCTGGCCGATCCCATGAGAAAGGAAGTGGCACAAGTTCGGAAGAAGATCGACTCAGTCAACAGAGATTTAAAGCCGCTGGGGCAAAGCTGCCAGAAGAAG gaaaaagagtacaaagATGCCCTTGAGGCTTATAATGAGAAGAACAAGGAAAAAGTACAACTAATTTCCAAATTGATGGAGCTG GTGAGTGAAAGTGAGAGGTTGAGGATGAAGAAGCTGGAGGAGCTGAGTAAGAACATAGATTCCATGCACTAA